In Geotalea uraniireducens, one genomic interval encodes:
- a CDS encoding plasma-membrane proton-efflux P-type ATPase produces the protein MGKSTNDYEQLTIEETLRELAVERATGLSAAEAEQRLQQYGANEIPEKEESLAHRIFRRFWGPIPWMIEAAAFLSALVNKWEDFTIIMILLVTNVFIDFWQESKALSALKVLKEKLAKRALVLRDGRFQAIDAAGLVPGDIIKVKIGDLIPADLKLIDGDFILADQSALTGESLPVTKKAGAVAYSNSIVKQGEMLGMVVNTALNTFFGKTVALVARAESEEKSHFQKAVIHIGNYLILITVFLAAVILITAMFRQENMLEILRFTLVLTVAAIPVAMPAILSVTMAVGAMNLAKKHAIVSRLVAIEELAGVDVLCSDKTGTLTQNRMTVAEPVVHAGHTVEELMLFAALCSKKENNDPIEIPIFEYLQQHGGEERLQQYRQRQFVPFDPVSKRTEATVEGAEGPFTLAKGAPQVILELCGEQFEAREVLRQVEDFAGNGFRTIGVAVKRQTDRVYDFVGLIPLFDPPRDDSKATIDEAIKLGLDVKMVTGDNLAIARQIAGVLGIGSEIYNARELSGASTRELVLMGQVIARTVYRKLTPEISDEDAQRFAQGVVKALEKEFETLTLPKGYVKSHESEIIEVIENASGFAQVFPEDKYLIVDKLQKADHIVGMTGDGVNDAPALKKADAGIAVSGATDAARAAADLVLLAPGLSVIVDAIKGARITFERMKSYSVYRIAETIRVILFMTASILIFNFYPVTAIMIIILAFLNDIPILAIAFDNTKADEKPIRWNMTEVLTVATVLGILGVISSFGIFYIAEEYIRLSPAVVQSFVFLKLAVAGHLTIFVTRTEGRFWQKPYPAPVLFWAAVATKVVATLFAVYGWFIAPIGWKYAALVWVYAFAWFLVNDFIKIWVYKYLRKEKLIS, from the coding sequence ATGGGCAAGAGCACCAATGACTATGAACAGCTGACGATCGAGGAAACCCTGCGGGAACTGGCGGTGGAGCGGGCGACGGGCCTCTCCGCCGCCGAGGCGGAACAGCGGCTGCAGCAGTATGGCGCCAACGAAATCCCCGAGAAAGAGGAATCGCTGGCCCACCGCATTTTTCGCCGATTCTGGGGGCCTATCCCCTGGATGATCGAAGCGGCGGCATTCCTCTCCGCGCTGGTGAACAAGTGGGAAGATTTCACCATCATCATGATTCTTCTCGTCACTAACGTTTTTATCGATTTCTGGCAGGAATCGAAGGCGCTCAGTGCGTTGAAGGTTTTGAAGGAGAAACTGGCTAAACGGGCCCTGGTGCTCCGCGATGGCCGGTTCCAGGCGATCGACGCCGCCGGCCTCGTGCCGGGGGATATCATCAAGGTGAAGATCGGCGACCTGATTCCGGCCGACCTGAAGCTGATTGACGGCGATTTCATTCTCGCCGACCAGTCGGCGCTGACCGGCGAATCGCTGCCGGTCACCAAGAAAGCCGGTGCAGTTGCCTATTCCAATTCGATCGTCAAGCAGGGGGAGATGCTCGGGATGGTCGTCAACACCGCCCTGAACACCTTTTTCGGCAAGACGGTTGCCCTGGTCGCCCGGGCGGAGAGCGAAGAAAAGAGCCACTTCCAGAAAGCCGTCATTCATATCGGCAACTACCTGATCCTGATTACCGTTTTCCTGGCGGCGGTCATCCTGATTACCGCCATGTTCCGCCAGGAGAACATGCTGGAGATCCTCCGTTTCACCCTGGTGCTGACCGTTGCCGCCATTCCGGTGGCGATGCCGGCGATCCTTTCGGTGACCATGGCGGTGGGCGCCATGAACCTGGCGAAGAAGCACGCCATCGTCAGCCGGCTGGTGGCTATCGAGGAACTGGCCGGCGTCGACGTGCTCTGCTCGGACAAGACGGGGACGCTGACCCAGAACCGGATGACCGTCGCCGAGCCGGTCGTCCATGCCGGGCATACCGTCGAGGAGCTGATGCTCTTTGCGGCGCTCTGCTCCAAGAAAGAGAACAACGATCCGATCGAAATCCCGATCTTCGAATATCTGCAGCAACACGGCGGCGAAGAGCGTTTGCAGCAGTACCGGCAGCGGCAGTTCGTTCCCTTCGATCCGGTGAGCAAGCGGACGGAGGCGACGGTTGAGGGCGCGGAGGGCCCGTTCACCCTAGCCAAAGGGGCGCCGCAGGTAATTCTCGAACTCTGCGGCGAGCAGTTCGAGGCGCGGGAGGTCTTGCGGCAGGTGGAGGATTTTGCCGGCAACGGTTTCCGGACCATCGGCGTGGCAGTGAAACGGCAGACGGACCGCGTCTACGATTTCGTCGGCTTGATTCCACTTTTCGATCCGCCGCGCGACGATTCCAAAGCGACCATCGACGAGGCGATCAAGCTTGGCCTCGACGTCAAGATGGTTACCGGCGACAATCTGGCGATCGCCCGGCAGATTGCCGGCGTCCTCGGCATCGGCAGCGAGATCTACAACGCCCGGGAGCTGAGCGGCGCCAGCACCCGGGAACTGGTGCTGATGGGGCAGGTGATCGCCAGGACGGTCTACCGGAAGCTGACTCCCGAGATCAGCGACGAGGACGCCCAACGTTTTGCCCAGGGGGTGGTCAAGGCGCTGGAGAAGGAGTTTGAAACCCTCACGCTCCCCAAGGGGTACGTGAAGAGTCACGAATCGGAGATCATCGAGGTGATCGAGAACGCCAGCGGCTTCGCCCAGGTCTTTCCTGAGGACAAGTACCTGATCGTCGACAAGCTGCAGAAGGCCGACCATATCGTCGGCATGACCGGCGACGGGGTTAACGACGCGCCGGCGCTGAAGAAGGCCGATGCCGGGATTGCGGTGTCGGGAGCGACCGATGCGGCCCGCGCCGCGGCGGACCTGGTGTTGCTGGCGCCGGGGCTGTCGGTGATCGTCGATGCCATCAAGGGGGCACGGATCACCTTCGAGCGGATGAAGAGCTACAGCGTCTACCGGATTGCCGAGACGATCCGGGTCATTCTCTTCATGACCGCCTCGATCCTGATCTTCAACTTCTATCCGGTTACTGCGATCATGATCATCATCCTAGCGTTCCTCAACGATATCCCGATCCTGGCCATCGCCTTCGACAATACGAAGGCCGACGAAAAGCCGATTCGCTGGAATATGACGGAGGTGCTGACCGTAGCCACTGTTCTCGGCATCCTCGGGGTCATTTCGAGCTTCGGGATCTTCTATATCGCCGAGGAATATATCCGGCTCTCTCCCGCTGTCGTCCAGAGCTTCGTCTTCCTGAAGCTGGCGGTGGCCGGGCATCTGACCATCTTCGTCACCCGGACCGAGGGACGGTTCTGGCAGAAGCCGTATCCAGCGCCGGTGCTCTTCTGGGCGGCGGTGGCTACCAAGGTGGTGGCGACGCTGTTTGCCGTCTATGGCTGGTTTATCGCCCCGATCGGCTGGAAATATGCGGCGCTGGTCTGGGTTTACGCTTTCGCCTGGTTCCTGGTGAACGACTTTATCAAAATATGGGTGTACAAATACCTGCGCAAAGAGAAGCTCATCTCCTGA
- a CDS encoding threonine aldolase family protein encodes MIDVTSQPPMHHYQFASDNYAGICPEALEAMAAANRDYACSYGDDPWTERACALLRDFFETDCEVFFVFNGTAANSLALASLCQSYHSIVCHETSHIETDECGAAEFFSNGTKILLVPGENGKIDLDAVQHTVERRSDIHYPKPKVLSITQTTELGTLYSLDELQAIGDLAKRLSLRVHMDGSRFANALAALQVPPKEVTWKAGVDVLCFGGTKNGMAMGEAVIFFNRQLASEFDYRCKQAGQLASKMRFLAAPWIGMLESGAWLRYASHANDCARLLESRLREVPGISIRFPRQGNAVFADMPPQILDGLRNRGWHFYTFIGAGGARFMCSWATTEADIDAFARDLREVAGT; translated from the coding sequence ATGATCGACGTCACCAGCCAGCCACCTATGCACCATTACCAGTTCGCCAGCGACAATTATGCCGGGATCTGTCCCGAGGCACTGGAGGCAATGGCCGCGGCCAATCGCGACTATGCCTGCTCTTACGGCGACGATCCGTGGACGGAACGGGCCTGCGCCCTGCTGCGGGACTTTTTCGAAACGGACTGCGAGGTGTTCTTCGTCTTCAACGGCACCGCCGCCAACTCCCTGGCCCTCGCCTCTCTCTGCCAGTCCTACCACAGCATCGTCTGCCACGAGACCTCCCACATCGAAACCGATGAGTGCGGCGCCGCGGAATTTTTCTCCAACGGCACCAAGATTCTGTTGGTCCCCGGCGAAAACGGCAAGATCGATCTCGACGCCGTGCAGCACACGGTGGAGCGGCGCAGCGATATCCACTACCCGAAGCCCAAGGTGCTGAGCATCACCCAGACCACCGAACTCGGCACGCTCTATTCCCTCGACGAGCTGCAGGCGATCGGTGATCTGGCAAAGCGGCTGTCGCTGCGGGTCCATATGGACGGCTCCCGCTTCGCCAATGCCCTGGCTGCCCTGCAGGTCCCACCCAAAGAGGTGACCTGGAAGGCCGGCGTCGACGTGCTCTGTTTCGGCGGGACGAAAAACGGCATGGCGATGGGCGAGGCAGTGATCTTCTTCAACCGCCAGCTGGCGAGCGAATTCGATTACCGTTGCAAACAGGCGGGACAACTGGCTTCGAAGATGCGGTTCCTGGCGGCACCGTGGATCGGGATGCTGGAAAGCGGCGCCTGGCTCCGATACGCCAGCCACGCCAACGACTGCGCCCGGCTGCTGGAAAGCCGGCTGCGGGAAGTGCCGGGAATTTCCATCCGCTTCCCCCGCCAGGGGAATGCCGTCTTTGCCGACATGCCGCCGCAGATTCTTGACGGCTTGCGCAACCGCGGCTGGCACTTCTATACCTTTATCGGCGCTGGCGGCGCCCGGTTCATGTGTTCCTGGGCCACCACCGAGGCGGATATCGACGCCTTCGCCCGTGACCTCCGGGAAGTGGCCGGGACGTAA
- a CDS encoding DMT family transporter, protein MKRLQAILALLLTTFFWGITFTIVKNAIARVDVFVFLGQRFALAVAVILPICLARRQPCALRTIRQGIVLGIFLFASYAFQTVALRFTSASNTGFLTGMSVVIVPLLGALLFRHSVTPGVKWGVTLAVPGLFLLCTNGRLVLNFGDLLAAICAVCVSLHLILTGRYARDNDVYWLTTVQLATVGLLSLGVAAATNQPLLSWDREVLWALLICAFFATVFAFIVQTSMQRHLSPAQTALIFCMEPVFAAIYAFWAGGERLGTIGYLGALLILAGMVVSELVPHGSSSELSSPA, encoded by the coding sequence GTGAAACGATTGCAAGCGATATTGGCACTGCTCCTTACCACCTTTTTCTGGGGGATCACCTTTACGATCGTCAAGAACGCCATCGCCCGGGTGGATGTGTTTGTCTTCCTCGGCCAGCGGTTTGCTCTCGCGGTCGCCGTTATCCTGCCGATCTGCCTGGCCCGGCGGCAGCCCTGCGCGCTGCGGACGATCCGCCAGGGGATCGTGCTCGGCATCTTTCTCTTCGCCTCTTACGCCTTCCAGACCGTGGCGCTGCGTTTCACCAGCGCCTCGAACACCGGCTTCCTCACCGGCATGAGCGTCGTCATCGTGCCGCTTCTGGGGGCACTGCTGTTTCGCCACAGCGTCACCCCCGGGGTCAAGTGGGGCGTCACCCTCGCCGTCCCCGGGCTGTTCCTGCTCTGCACCAATGGCCGGCTCGTTCTCAATTTCGGCGATCTCCTGGCGGCGATCTGCGCAGTTTGCGTCTCGCTGCACCTCATCCTCACCGGCCGCTATGCCCGGGACAACGATGTCTACTGGTTGACCACCGTCCAGCTTGCCACCGTCGGCCTGCTGAGCCTCGGCGTCGCCGCGGCGACGAACCAGCCGCTCCTTTCCTGGGACCGGGAAGTGCTCTGGGCGCTGCTCATCTGCGCCTTCTTCGCCACCGTCTTCGCCTTCATCGTCCAGACTTCGATGCAGCGGCACCTGAGCCCCGCCCAGACGGCACTGATCTTCTGCATGGAGCCGGTTTTCGCGGCAATTTACGCCTTCTGGGCCGGCGGCGAACGGCTCGGCACCATTGGCTATCTCGGCGCGCTGCTGATTCTGGCGGGAATGGTCGTGTCGGAACTCGTTCCGCACGGATCGTCCTCCGAGCTCTCCTCGCCGGCCTGA
- a CDS encoding basic amino acid ABC transporter substrate-binding protein has translation MKFVQRAVSLLALVGLCLTAAAPQAALAAGGRTITVATDATWPPMEMVDANKKIVGFDIDFMNAIAKEAGFTVKYKNTAWDGIFAGLSAGRYDAIISSVTITPERQKQYDFSDPYINIGQILVVPKTEGRVTRIADLVGKAVGAQIGTTGAFAIKKVNGVELKNYDEIGLAFEDMAAGRIAGVVCDEPTAAHYALQRAEYKAKFKIVGKPFTSESYGIVVKKGDKALVALLNKGIRAVKAKKIEDKLRKKWLR, from the coding sequence ATGAAATTCGTTCAACGTGCCGTGTCGCTGCTCGCGCTGGTCGGCCTCTGCCTGACTGCGGCTGCTCCCCAGGCGGCCCTTGCCGCCGGTGGTCGAACCATTACCGTTGCCACGGATGCGACCTGGCCGCCGATGGAGATGGTGGATGCCAATAAGAAGATTGTCGGTTTTGACATCGATTTCATGAATGCCATCGCCAAGGAAGCCGGCTTCACCGTGAAGTACAAGAATACGGCGTGGGACGGTATCTTCGCCGGGCTCAGCGCCGGCCGCTACGACGCGATCATCTCCTCCGTGACCATTACCCCGGAGCGGCAGAAACAGTATGACTTCTCCGACCCCTATATCAACATCGGGCAGATTCTGGTAGTGCCCAAGACTGAGGGCAGAGTGACCAGGATTGCCGACCTTGTCGGCAAGGCCGTCGGCGCCCAGATCGGCACCACCGGTGCCTTCGCGATCAAGAAGGTCAATGGGGTCGAGCTGAAGAACTACGACGAGATCGGTCTGGCCTTCGAAGATATGGCTGCCGGGCGTATCGCCGGGGTTGTCTGCGACGAGCCGACCGCTGCTCACTACGCCCTGCAGCGGGCGGAATACAAGGCCAAGTTCAAGATCGTCGGCAAGCCGTTCACCTCCGAGTCCTACGGGATCGTGGTCAAGAAGGGCGACAAGGCGCTGGTTGCCCTGCTCAACAAGGGTATCCGGGCCGTCAAGGCGAAGAAGATCGAAGACAAACTGCGGAAGAAGTGGCTTCGGTAA
- a CDS encoding amino acid ABC transporter permease — translation MTANDRTRPAIEVGDGAAIPSKSDIGLFTAWRFAFFGALGLIVYLALAKPDPYLEILKFIPDGLLVTFKVTVGAILLALVIGLVAGLGRISSNRFINGVASLYVEIIRGIPLLVQLFYIYYALGRFVHVPDMASAIIAMAFCYGAYMGEVFRAGIQSIPKGQMEAARSLGMTKGQAMLHVIIPQSIKVVLPPIGNEFIALLKDSSLVSILAVADVLRRGREFASESFTYFETYTVIALVYLIITLFFSKLIGIMEERISAGR, via the coding sequence ATGACAGCGAACGACAGGACACGGCCTGCCATTGAAGTCGGTGATGGCGCGGCCATCCCGAGCAAGAGCGATATCGGGCTGTTCACCGCGTGGCGCTTTGCCTTCTTCGGTGCACTTGGCCTGATTGTCTATCTCGCGCTTGCCAAACCCGACCCGTATCTCGAGATTCTGAAGTTCATTCCCGACGGTCTCCTTGTCACTTTCAAGGTGACCGTCGGGGCCATCCTCCTTGCCCTGGTGATCGGCCTGGTTGCCGGGCTGGGACGGATTTCATCCAACCGGTTCATCAACGGCGTGGCTTCGCTCTACGTCGAGATCATCCGCGGCATTCCGCTGCTCGTCCAGCTCTTCTACATCTATTACGCCCTCGGCCGGTTCGTCCATGTTCCGGATATGGCCAGCGCCATCATCGCCATGGCCTTCTGCTACGGGGCCTACATGGGAGAGGTGTTCCGGGCGGGAATCCAGTCGATCCCCAAGGGGCAGATGGAAGCGGCCCGCTCGCTCGGCATGACCAAGGGGCAGGCGATGCTGCACGTCATCATCCCCCAGTCGATCAAGGTGGTGCTGCCGCCGATCGGCAACGAGTTCATCGCCCTGCTCAAGGATTCGTCGCTGGTGTCCATCCTGGCGGTGGCGGACGTCCTGCGGCGGGGACGCGAATTCGCCTCGGAGAGTTTCACCTATTTCGAGACCTACACGGTGATCGCCCTCGTCTACCTGATCATCACTCTCTTTTTCTCAAAACTCATCGGCATCATGGAGGAACGGATCAGTGCAGGGCGTTGA
- a CDS encoding amino acid ABC transporter ATP-binding protein — protein MVEVRNVVKYFGRLKALDDVSFDVHDGEKVVIIGPSGSGKSTLLRSINKLEAIDGGRIVVDGIDLYSQQTDINKVREEVGMVFQSFNLFPHKTVLENITLAQLIVRKRSKKEAVEKAMMLLGKVGLAEKAAAYPGKLSGGQQQRVAIARSLAMDPKVMLFDEPTSALDPEMIGEVLDVMKSLAREGMTMVVVTHEMGFAREVADRVIFMDYGKIVEEGTPEHFFTNPSHERTKLFLSQIL, from the coding sequence ATGGTCGAAGTCCGGAACGTCGTCAAGTATTTTGGCCGGCTGAAGGCCCTGGACGATGTGTCGTTCGATGTCCACGACGGGGAAAAAGTCGTCATCATCGGGCCGAGCGGTTCGGGGAAGAGTACGCTGCTCCGCTCGATCAACAAGCTCGAAGCGATCGACGGCGGCCGGATCGTCGTCGACGGCATCGATCTGTACAGTCAGCAGACCGACATCAACAAGGTGCGGGAAGAGGTGGGCATGGTCTTCCAGTCCTTCAATCTCTTTCCCCACAAGACCGTCCTGGAAAATATCACCCTAGCCCAGCTCATTGTCCGCAAACGCTCGAAGAAGGAGGCCGTCGAGAAAGCAATGATGCTGCTCGGCAAGGTCGGACTGGCGGAAAAGGCCGCGGCCTATCCGGGCAAACTGTCGGGAGGGCAGCAGCAGCGGGTGGCGATTGCCCGCTCGCTTGCCATGGATCCCAAGGTCATGCTGTTCGACGAACCGACGTCGGCACTCGATCCGGAGATGATCGGCGAGGTGCTCGACGTCATGAAGAGCCTGGCGCGAGAGGGGATGACCATGGTGGTCGTCACCCATGAAATGGGCTTTGCCCGCGAGGTGGCGGACCGGGTGATCTTCATGGACTACGGGAAGATCGTCGAGGAAGGGACGCCGGAGCATTTCTTCACCAATCCTTCCCACGAACGGACCAAGCTCTTCCTGAGCCAAATACTCTGA
- a CDS encoding ABC transporter substrate-binding protein: MKIRKVGALLTTAAMVGVLAVGFGCKKKEEGEAAKSAEGNTIKIGFLGALTGDVAMFGKPTLDGMKLAVEQLNAAGGLNGKKFEIVEADDRGDKQEGASVTQKLISRDNVVAIVGDPTTGITKVAAPIAQKAGVVLISAGATGQGVVEIGDCIFRDTLLDSVAIPALIDYFSKDLGYKKVAVITSDNNDFSVGLSQTFRDAIKGKDIQIVADEKVKDGDKDFSAQITNIKAKKPDVIFFSGYYTEAALILKEARKQGMKTKMFGGDGLFSPTFISLGGDAAEGSMAYVGFSPEQPTPETAKFIDAFKAKYGGNLPGLFDAQGYDAVMMLADAMKRANSTDPAKFKVELAKTKNFKGVSGTITIRANREPIKSPLYLLEVKGGKFALKAKIPVKMD; the protein is encoded by the coding sequence ATGAAAATTCGTAAAGTTGGTGCTCTGCTGACGACTGCTGCCATGGTTGGTGTGCTGGCGGTCGGTTTTGGCTGCAAGAAGAAGGAAGAAGGGGAAGCTGCCAAGTCTGCCGAAGGGAACACCATCAAGATCGGCTTCCTCGGCGCCCTGACCGGGGACGTTGCCATGTTTGGCAAGCCGACTCTCGACGGGATGAAGCTGGCGGTGGAACAGCTCAACGCGGCGGGTGGGCTCAACGGCAAGAAGTTTGAGATCGTCGAGGCCGATGACCGGGGCGACAAGCAGGAAGGGGCTTCGGTCACCCAAAAGCTGATCAGCCGCGATAACGTCGTCGCCATCGTCGGCGACCCGACCACTGGTATCACCAAGGTTGCCGCTCCCATCGCCCAGAAAGCCGGCGTCGTGCTGATTTCCGCCGGGGCCACCGGGCAGGGCGTTGTCGAGATCGGCGATTGCATCTTCCGCGACACCTTGCTCGACAGCGTGGCGATTCCGGCCCTGATCGACTATTTCTCCAAGGATCTCGGCTATAAGAAAGTGGCCGTGATCACGTCCGACAACAACGACTTCAGCGTCGGCCTCTCCCAGACCTTCCGCGACGCCATCAAGGGGAAAGACATCCAGATCGTTGCCGACGAGAAGGTCAAGGACGGCGATAAGGATTTCAGTGCCCAGATCACCAACATCAAGGCGAAGAAGCCGGATGTCATCTTCTTCTCCGGTTATTACACCGAGGCGGCCCTCATCCTCAAGGAAGCGCGCAAGCAGGGGATGAAGACCAAGATGTTCGGCGGCGACGGCCTCTTCTCGCCGACCTTCATCTCGCTCGGCGGCGATGCGGCGGAAGGCTCGATGGCCTACGTCGGGTTCTCTCCCGAGCAGCCGACGCCGGAAACGGCGAAGTTCATCGACGCCTTCAAGGCTAAGTACGGCGGGAATCTTCCCGGTCTGTTCGACGCCCAGGGGTACGATGCGGTCATGATGCTGGCCGACGCCATGAAACGCGCCAACAGCACCGATCCGGCCAAGTTCAAGGTCGAGCTGGCCAAGACCAAGAACTTCAAGGGCGTTTCCGGGACGATCACGATCCGCGCGAACCGCGAGCCGATCAAGTCGCCGCTGTACCTCCTCGAGGTCAAGGGCGGCAAGTTCGCTCTCAAAGCGAAGATTCCGGTCAAAATGGACTAG
- a CDS encoding FadR/GntR family transcriptional regulator, with protein MFRKAKQNRIFQDVVDQIQEAIVEGKLQAGDQLPAERELKELFNVSRGTLREALRVLEQKGLIEIKTGVAGGAVIKGVTTEQVSESLALLIRYQKVPLSKLAEFREGIEGIVATLAAERATAADIERLRELLGRAKSYLDQGEEFWDPFIRTDEELHLALAEISANPLFLSVLKTVYHNIHTYYESYLPTNAAVLGENYQDLAQIVEAVATQQRALAAELAKAHVRRFNERMERRVTA; from the coding sequence ATGTTTCGAAAAGCAAAGCAAAACAGGATCTTTCAGGATGTGGTCGACCAGATTCAGGAGGCGATCGTTGAAGGGAAACTGCAGGCGGGCGACCAGTTGCCGGCGGAACGGGAGCTGAAAGAACTGTTCAATGTCAGCCGGGGGACGCTGCGCGAGGCGCTGCGCGTCCTCGAACAGAAAGGGCTGATCGAGATCAAGACCGGAGTGGCCGGTGGCGCGGTGATCAAAGGGGTAACCACCGAGCAGGTGAGCGAGAGCCTGGCGCTGCTCATCCGCTACCAGAAGGTGCCGCTGAGCAAGCTCGCCGAATTCCGCGAGGGGATCGAGGGGATCGTGGCGACCCTGGCGGCGGAACGGGCCACGGCCGCGGATATCGAACGGCTCCGCGAGCTTCTGGGCAGGGCGAAAAGCTATCTCGACCAAGGGGAGGAGTTCTGGGACCCGTTCATCAGGACCGACGAAGAACTGCACCTGGCTCTGGCGGAAATCTCCGCCAACCCGCTCTTCCTGTCGGTATTGAAAACCGTCTACCACAACATTCACACGTACTACGAAAGCTACCTGCCGACCAATGCCGCCGTGCTCGGCGAAAACTACCAGGATCTCGCCCAGATCGTCGAGGCGGTCGCCACCCAGCAGCGCGCCCTGGCGGCGGAACTGGCCAAGGCTCATGTCCGGCGGTTCAACGAGCGGATGGAGCGGCGCGTCACGGCCTGA